A single window of Poecilia reticulata strain Guanapo linkage group LG10, Guppy_female_1.0+MT, whole genome shotgun sequence DNA harbors:
- the LOC108166623 gene encoding uncharacterized protein LOC108166623: MRRLLLVTLILLHQGFCSDELKFEVKTVTVGQNVTLSCPRQTSALYRETFYWIRLVSGNWPEFLGATVNLKIDDVSKIPHIQTKQEEGEFHLHINEAKRNDTGLYYCIKVKQLEFIFMKGTFLKIRGEESNVTVLLEDSPSGAIQSETQETLQCSVLSYSERKTCPADHRVYWFKAGSDSSHPNLLYLQENSGDECENSPETPSAQKCFYNFSETSDAGIYSCAVAACGQILFGNGAKRFGI; this comes from the exons ATGCGCCGTCTGTTGCTGGTCACACTGATTCTCCTTCACCAGGGCT tttgCAGTGACGAACTGAAGTTTGAGGTAAAGACTGTGACTGTTGGACAAAATGTGACCCTAAGCTGTCCTCGCCAGACCTCCGCTCTCTACCGAGAAACTTTTTACTGGATCCGACTTGTTTCTGGAAACTGGCCTGAATTTCTTGGAGCAACAGTTAATTTGAAGATTGACGACGTTTCAAAGATTCCTCACATTCAGACCAAACAGGAGGAAGGAGAATTTCATCTTCATATTAATGAAGCTAAGCGAAACGACACTGGACTTTACTACTGTATTAAAGTCAAACAACTTGAGTTCATATTTATGaaaggaacatttttgaaaataagag gaGAAGAATCGAATGTAACTGTTTTACTGGAAGATTCTCCATCTGGTGCCATTCAGTCAGAGACCCAAGAGACTCTACAGTGTTCAGTTCTCTCTTACTCTGAGAGGAAAACATGTCCAGCAGATCACAGAGTTTACTGGTTCAAAGCTGGATCAGATAGTTCTCATCccaatttactttatttacaagaaaacagTGGAGATGAGTGTGAAAACAGTCCTGAAACTCcttctgcacaaaaatgtttttacaacttttcagAGACCTCTGATGCTGGGATTTACAGCTGCGCTGTGGCTGCATGTGGACAGATATTATTTGGAAACGGAGCAAAGCGTTTTGGTATCTag